The DNA window gtcagataggtagtgccaagggaaggaccaggcctgctcgttcctccctaggggttgaaggAGGATGATGAACGTCAGAGgactcagacctctcctggccaccagagaaaaaccacactgagtcggaagtcttttcaatgcaggaactcgcagaaacaacttgctttattactctgagcagttgcctatatcatgttggggacgaaggcggggattttggGATGGcagcagaggtaagggccaatagtaaactttaactattgaaatggtaattacaattgccacgtggaagtggcaggccagaagccattaggcttcTTGCTGAGTCTTAGCTGGCCGGAGACAggtggccaaactttagctaggctcaggaagttccactaggcctcacgcctgggcctttcagagcccaacatgtcaccactcccggctcaaATCTCCTTTTTCAAATGGTATCAGTGAGAAGAGAAAATCTAGCCCTTATACTCAGGGGAAAGGAATTTTCAACCCTTGAGAGAGAAGTACAATGACATGTAACATTATATTTTGATACCTGAAATACATCATATGGCAAGAAGCTTACATTGAATAAGCATGACAGCGTTTCAGAAAATTGTTTTGTAGCCAGGCTTGGCTACATATTGATTTCgaaaccagcctgggttacatgagactgtctcagacCCTTCCCTTCAAAATTGACATAGAAAGCTGGGCAATATGATTCAAAGCTCAGGACAGTCCCATATAACTACATATTTCCGATACCAAAAGCCAAAAGTATCTCCACTCAAGATCCCAAgcctctactttaaaaaatatatttttatttatttgagagaggcagtaTGTATAAATAGGCgggccagggtcttctgccagtgcaaacgaactccatacacatgtgcctttgtgcatctggttttacatgggtactggggaatcaaacccaggctgtcaggctttacaagcactcaactgctgagccacctctccagcctctttatttatttattggtagtactaaggattgaacttgggccttTACACACACAGGGGAAGCACTCGACCACTCACCTATATCCTcagtcttttaaaaactatttgtcatttttaacatagggtctcattaagttgcccaggctggccttgaacccactctGTACCTCAGACATGTCTTGtatttgtgatccttctgcctcaccctcccaagtagctgggattacaggcctgttcCAAgcttgagacagagaatgggcactcctgggcctttcagctgctatgaatgaactccagacgcatctgccTCCTTGTGAGCATGCCTGACATTTCACAACTTGTGTCTGGCTGTCTGTGGGATTTGGAGGATTCTaacagttcttaggctttgcaggcaagcaccttaatcgctattccatctctccagcccccaagctccTTCTTGTACATTTATACTACAATGTCCTGTCTGTCACAGAGACAGATGAGTAGATTGcaaaacagtttcagagttttaatcCAGGACTTTGTCTGGTAgttggaatggaacccagggcctcatgtaatgttaggcaagcactctactatcctattttattttccttctttgtattctcagggGCCAACAggccctatggagtctcagggagggaAGGCCCAGGCATCACTACATCTGCTTCCAGCTGTGGAGCAGAGGCTCTGAGGAGATGGGAAGTGTTATAGCAAACTGGGAAGGCTGGAAGCCAGGTTGCAGCTTAATCTCTTCCTCACAGAGGTGGATGCGTTAAAGTGGGCACTAAGCAGTTGCTAGCCTGGGAACAAAGGACCGGGCCACTGCATTTCTGGTGACCATCTTGAAGGCAGATGGCCTCTCACACAGCAAGCAAGATCTGGCTTCAGGAATACTTGGATGGGTAACCTCTGGGGACAGAGCCTCACATCTGGGAACACCAACACCCTCAGAGGCTCTGGTGAAGCTCCAGGAGCCCCACATTATTTGGATAAGAGAAGCACATCTACTGTCCTTCCATTGCTGGTTCCACACACTTAGCTCTGGGCAGAGGAGCTGCAGGAAATACAAGTCAATCCTGAGCACAGTGCAGCCCGGGAAGTCCCCTTCAGCACCTCGTGGGCCTCTCTTCAGGCATACTTGGATCCTTGATGACCACAACAGAACAGTTTCAAGATGAAGAAGCAAGACAAGACCCATTTGGGGAGTGTGCAGGCATTGCTAGAGGAACACAGTATATGCATCAGAAGTGGCTAGATAGGTGATTTTTGGACTTTGAAGATATTTAGCCAACTAAATTTATCTATTAAGGAAACTATGTGCTAGtattctcccctcctccccacaaaactgttcttgaaaacatttttagatATATTACATAGGCTTGCAGCTGAAGAAGGGAATGTTAGTAGAGAAAACGTTCATGAAAGGGATCCTCACAAGGACATTGGCCTTAAGACAGAGCTCATTAATTAGCCATTTTTAACAAGCTCCACCTTAAAGTTTCTCAGAAAGGAGTTTTTCATAGGTGCTTTTTGTCAGTTATGTCAAAATTCTTGAGTGTCAGCCAGCAAGAAATAGAGATCAGAACCAGGAGACTGAGGGAGTCCCTTCCCTTCTTATGGTCCCCTCTATTTCCTAAGTATCCTGTTTCAGAACCTAGCACCTATAGAATATATTTGCACTAGACacttaaagaaaactgaaaagtttCTGTTGATTACAAAAGAACATCACACACTTGGAAGGATTTTTATGGAAAAACAAATAACTCATTTACTCTTTTCAGCAAAGGTGATCGATATATCTAATTCTTGTGGGATGAATGTTAATGCCACTGGCTGCAATTTAGTCTTAAGGAAATGAGAAATCACCTGGGACTTACAATTTAGTAGTGCAATTGAGTTTACAGGTTCTTTTATAGTTTTCAGCCTGTATACAATCATATATAGATGGTTTCCTCTCAACACAAATGtcatcttttctcatttttactgATTATCCGGGGATAGAATGAAGCACATTTTCCACTGATACTTGAAAACATTGGACTTCAAAAACAGCACCCTCAGGTTCCAGAGAAATGGACTTTGGTGCTTCAATTTGGGGTTCTAGTCAAGgatgtagtgattttttttttccctatagtGTCACAGAATAGGTGGCATACTGAAGGCACCCAATATTAGTCAATGAATAAGCAACACAGTTGCAAATGATTTTCTTTGTTCATCCTATCTTTGGtttatggcaattttttttttaaacttttttaaatccactttatttttctaataaacaAAGACAAATTATTTACTCAGGTACGGTAACTACTCAGTGTATTTTTAGCTCAGTAATAATGAACAAATTGCTGAATATATCAGGGTAACTACTGAAAAGTAATTTATAAAGGTTAAGAACAAAATACTGTTCCTTAGCAttttagtttttctctttcttagttTGCTCCTCACATTCTGTGGACAACTGCACTAGTTTTCCTGGAGGACAGTTCGAGCCAGTCAAGGAGGGACAGGAATACCCAAATTAGGTGCCATTCTAGTTCTTTGAAGTTTTGCATAATACAACCATAAAAGGAAAGTTAAATAACAAATAGaagtttaatatattttgatattttcacttttttttttttttttgaggtagggtctcactgtagcccaggctgacctggaattcactctgtagtctcagggtggccttgaactcatggcaatcctcctacctctgtctcccgagtgctgggattaaaggcatgcgccaccacacccagctacacaatgtattttttaataaagttaaaTGCCACATAGGCTTTCTCTTCCTGTTGGGTAGTTAGCACAGCCACATCAGCTTCACGTGATTACAGAGAATCTACCAGATCGTCGTCAGTCCACTCTTCCTCCTCCAGTCTGGGTTTCTTGGATACGTAGTGGTCATCTTCATAGCCCTTCCTCTTCTTCGTAATTACATTAAGTGCCAGGTCTGCAGAGTGACATCGTTCTAGCTTCTGTTTCAGAAGAACAACTTCTTCAGATCTGGGCGGCTCATACTTTTTTACTAGGTTTCTCATGCTTTTCATTATATCTAGTAACTGTGACAAAcaagttctgttttctttcagCATTAGATTCTCGGACAAATAACTTTCCATGGTAATTCCAGCCCTGGAAGCGCTAGATAAAATGGCAGTTAGGGCAATTTGAGAAGGTGTATATAACAGGTAAGCATCCGTCAATGCAATTCTATTAAGAAAGTCATCAGCTGTTTTCCTCAAAATCTCTGGATTCTCCAACATGGGATAGCGAGTCTTTATATCAATGAGGAAGCCTTCAAATGGTCTATATGGGTTGTGGACAATGAGGTGAAAGTTTAATTGTTTTATGAGCAGTAGTTCATATTCCAAAATCTGTTCCAGTGCCTTCTCCTGCCCAAGGGGACTCTCACGAAGGTTCCCAACAAATTGAGGACTAGACACGTTGAATTCATCCACTTTGCAGGCCAAAAATGCACATGTGAGCATTATTATCCGGGGGTGGTATTCCATCACTGAATTATTAAGATAAAAACGTTTGAAATACATACAAGCTGTACCCACAACAGACCGTGGCATTGCTGGCTTAAATACTGAACAGAATTCCAATAATCTTTTTTCATAGTATTTGCATAGTATCGCTTCTTCCTGAGGCTCAAGAAAGATGGGATCATTTGGAAGAACCTGCGCCGACCCCGATGCCGGCGCCCTCCGGGCACCCGTAAGCGGAATCAGCTGGCCCTGCCGCGCCCTGCTGGGGAGGAGGCGGAGGCCGAGGCCGGCTGAGCCGGGTCGCCCAGCCCCGGGCCCTCACCTTCCCGGAGGCCGCCGCCTTGCACTTGAACTTGCGGTTCGCATCGGCCCGCAGCCGCGCCAGCTGCTCGTCGCTGGCGAAGGTCCAGTGGCGCCGCTGGCTGCTGTTGTGGAACATGGTGGGCCGGGCACGGGCGCCGGTGACAACCTTAACTGAGCACGCGGCGCCCGCAGCCGCCCCGGCCCAGCGCGAAGGCGGGCGCCGGTTTATGGCAATTTTTATCATGGGTGATCAAAAGAAATTGCATGTACTCTAATTTGCTACCTGTATTCTTCACGGTTTATGAGTTTTCTTAGTTAGAAAAGCTTCCTCTATTTGGAATTATGGAGAAATCTTTctatgcttgatttttttaaaatttttatttatttatttgagagcgacagacagaaagacagatagagggagagagagaacgggtgcgtcagggcttccagcctctgcaaacgaactccagacgcgtgcgcccccttgtgcatctggctaacgtgggacctggggaaccgagcctcgaaccggggtccttaggcttcacaggcaagcgcttaaccgctaagccatctctccagcgcgcTTATCTTGATTTTTGACACAACGTTTTGCCTTTAGTttcaccaaaaggaaaaaaaaagttcaaaatattttgagaggcagagagaacacccgggcctctagtcactgcagatgaactccagatgcatgtgctaagcTTTCTCTTCTGAATGTTGGCTCAACTGTCCCCCAATATCTTTTCCTAAATTTATCTTCTCCAACAGACTGAAGTATTATCATAAACTGAATATTCATGTATTTTGGACTTATGTGTCTGAGCTTACAATTTTCTGCCCTCTTTAAAACgaaatatttgagagaagaaatgagtgtgccaaatgaactccagatgcatgtaccaccttgtgcccctggcttatgtaggtcttggagaatcgaacctgggtcttcaggcttcacaagcaagtgccttaaccaccatgtccccagtccctacttttttttcttttctaggtagggtctcactctagcccaggctgacctggaattcactgtgtagtctcaggctggcctcaaactcatggcaatcctcctgcctctgcttcctgagtgctgaattaaaggtgtgtaccaccacctggcctcccttttctttttattctggtgccagtaccatactatctaattgctatggctttgtaatcttGTGGGATCTAATCATGCTTCATTTTCCTTCATAGAACACTTTTGGTATCACCTCACCTGAATAATGAGCAATATTTAAAATGACTTAAAGGTAACAAATGAGAATGTGAGTAAAGGAATCCtttgtacactgctggtgggaatgtaaattagcaTAGCCATTATGGAATACAAGATGggcttcaaaaaattaaaattgattaGCTAAGTATGACAGTTgatgcctatattcccagcactcaggaggttaagTCAAGATGGCCaaaagttcaagccagcctgggcttcaaaatgagttccaggccagctttagCTAGAGTGACATCCTGTCTTCAAGGATAAAAatcaaattcagggctggagggatggctcagcagttaaaagcacttgtctgcaaagcctgatggcccaggtttgattctccactaccacAAAAAGCAGAGCCCCATATGTccagagttcattgcagtggcaagaggccctgaggtaCTCATTGTGggtttcatttatatatatatgcacacacacacacacacacacacacacataaatgaaacCCACACCTAAGTCCATCCACTCCCCACCCCAAAGAAAAGAATTATCTATGATCACTAAAGTAAGAAAGCCAGCCTCAGAAGATCTCATAGGCAGCAACTGGTTAACTAGTCTTCCTATCTGCTGACATACCCTGAAGATAGCTCAAGATCTCTCTGCCAAAGTCTTTCTAtgtacttcaggctggcctcaaacttgtgggaaaatctgcctcagtctccagtgctgtgaccaccacgcctggatgtaaatctatatttgtttgtttgttttggtttttcgaggcagggtctcactctagcccaggctgacctggaattcactatggagtctcagggtggcatcgaactgacagtgattcttctacctctgcctcctgagtgctgggattaaagtgcccggcagaggtaggaggattgctaagagttcgatgacaccctgagacttcatagtgaaatccaggttagcctgggctacagtgagaccctaccttgaaaaaatcaaaaacccaaaaaagggtgtgccagagcctctagccactgcaaacaaactccagaaacatgccagtttgtatctggcttaggtgggtactggagaatagaacctgggtctttagggcttccgggcaagcacctttaactgctagaAATTCCTCAGGtccataattattttaaaaggttttgttGTTTGTGAACAGAGATAAGGGAACAGCGGTAAGGGtcccctgcctctgcaaatgaatgccagacacatgtgttactttgtgtatctggctatatgtgggtacttaagagtcaaacccagactgtcaggttgtgcatgcctttaaccactgagccatctccccagcaccagtaattcttttcaaaatcatttttgaGCTAGGAAGTATGCATGTGCCAGGGAGTCctgtcgctgcaaatgaattccagatgcatgcaccactttatgcttctagcttttatgtggatactagggaaaagaacctaggctgtcagacattgcaagaaagtgcctttaactactgacccatctccccagcccaatagttATCTTTAAAAACTGAGGCtgcaggctgtagagatggcttagcggttaagcgcttgcctgtgaagcctaaggaccccggttcgaggctcggttccccaggtcccacgttagccagatggcacaagggggcgcacgcatctggagttcgtttgcaga is part of the Jaculus jaculus isolate mJacJac1 chromosome X, mJacJac1.mat.Y.cur, whole genome shotgun sequence genome and encodes:
- the LOC123456674 gene encoding cyclin-H-like, whose protein sequence is MFHNSSQRRHWTFASDEQLARLRADANRKFKCKAAASGKVLPNDPIFLEPQEEAILCKYYEKRLLEFCSVFKPAMPRSVVGTACMYFKRFYLNNSVMEYHPRIIMLTCAFLACKVDEFNVSSPQFVGNLRESPLGQEKALEQILEYELLLIKQLNFHLIVHNPYRPFEGFLIDIKTRYPMLENPEILRKTADDFLNRIALTDAYLLYTPSQIALTAILSSASRAGITMESYLSENLMLKENRTCLSQLLDIMKSMRNLVKKYEPPRSEEVVLLKQKLERCHSADLALNVITKKRKGYEDDHYVSKKPRLEEEEWTDDDLVDSL